One window of Toxotes jaculatrix isolate fToxJac2 chromosome 19, fToxJac2.pri, whole genome shotgun sequence genomic DNA carries:
- the il20ra gene encoding interleukin-20 receptor subunit alpha → MWTVFVFLNLGLLHCTVSSSLPSPINVVFSSVNLRNILHWSPGNDTPEDTNFTVQYAIYGDSVEGSKGRRVNWRAVRRCTDIVRSWCDLSNETWDLEQGYHARVRAAFGRASSKWALTHRRFDPKLDVTFGPPLVTVEIEGNDAVITLTGPMRYQPDNHTPVVSLATVYPQMTYNLSIHNARRGQTHHIPVVSGLYKHQLMDYETEYCFSAKTRFLSMPVQCQSSAWHCITTPQDPMTGHLQRVVWGIVVPSLCICALMVIGYFLRNYLMGNGQKSPDTLSPTFFQPSHQPFPPEELNFIFISVIKDESPSDTDSAISDPEFPAWQQRIVNPPPAYSPQRPETPSEPDDLSVDYGVVVASKMNVGGEEGPGERRHDREEDGNNLRGKCQKCTAGESYEQKALRVEDGFAGVYASQAKSFLSQRSTRTCMQTHLPIHSQTEMSTLLQAQAFSQSKSVLLTQTQGSLLSFQGATKGEVDREEEDGECPGLFLNKKNQTGLFHVPLNLQTKKHVGKWEEMDRTDDEKTDGAVEEGRESEKVSLLSPYASQNFPDIPTSNTDQSDFLPDDYGVLSLATAHSIEEEGDEGEEQEEGTICVNWDPETRKLVLSEMAMEFNENGGLDGLIQRKEGSEDRMGGEEEEVNAVKGELKLENVFVRQASEEETEAQRETERGGETGWEANDILSKWNLVISVDE, encoded by the exons ATGTGGACAGTGTTCGTTTTTCTGAACCTGGGGCTTCTGCACTGTACAG tctcctcctctcttcccagCCCCATCAACGTTGTCTTCTCCTCAGTGAATCTCAGAAATATACTGCATTGGTCCCCAGGAAATGATACGCCTGAGGACACAAACTTTACAGTGCAGTATGCCat CTACGGGGACAGTGTGGAAGGAAGTAAAGGAAGACGGGTGAACTGGAGGGCGGTGAGACGGTGTACGGACATAGTGCGGAGCTGGTGCGACCTGAGCAATGAGACGTGGGATCTTGAGCAGGGATACCACGCCAGAGTTCGTGCTGCATTCGGGAGAGCATCTTCCAAATGGGCCCTGACACATAGAAGATTTGACCCAAAGTTGGACG TTACTTTTGGCCCTCCACTGGTTACCGTGGAAATTGAGGGCAATGATGCCGTCATCACTCTCACGGGGCCAATGAGATATCAGCCTGACAACCACACCCCAGTGGTTTCCCTGGCGACAGTATACCCCCAGATGACTTACAACCTCTCCATCCACAATGCCCGTCGTGGCCAGACA caTCATATTCCAGTGGTCTCCGGTCTGTACAAACATCAGCTGATGGACTATGAAACAGAGTATTGCTTCTCTGCCAAAACAAGGTTTCTCTCCATGCCCGTCCAATGCCAGTCCTCAGCATGGCACTGCATAACCACACCTCAAG ACCCTATGACTGGTCACCTGCAGAGGGTGGTTTGGGGTATTGTTGTTCCATCTTTGTGCATATGTGCACTTATGGTGATTGGCTACTTTCTCCGTAACTACCTTATGGGCAATGGACAGAAGAGCCCTGATACACTg AGCCCAACTTTTTTTCAACCTTCCCATCAACCGTTCCCACCTGAGGAACTCAACTTCATCTTCATCAGTGTCATCAAAGACGAGTCGCCATCCGACACTGACAGCGCCATTTCAGACCCTGAATTCCCTGCGTGGCAGCAACGCATTGTAAATCCACCACCGGCATACTCCCCCCAGAGGCCCGAAACACCCTCAGAGCCTGATGATTTGTCCGTTGACTACGGAGTAGTAGTAGCTTCTAAAATGAATGtcggaggagaggagggaccAGGAGAGAGGAGGCATGATAGAGAAGAAGATGGGAATAATCTGAGAGGTAAATGCCAGAAAtgcacagcaggagaaagtTACGAGCAGAAAGCGTTGAGAGTTGAGGATGGTTTTGCTGGAGTTTACGCTTCTCAGGCAAAGTCCTTCCTCTCACAGAGGTCAACCcgcacatgcatgcaaacacacctgCCGatacactcacagacagagatgagCACACTTTTACAGGCGCAGGCATTTTCACAGTCAAAATCAGTTTTACTGACACAAACCCAGGGATCATTACTGTCTTTTCAGGGAGCAACTAAGGGAGAggtggacagagaggaggaagatggagagtgTCCAGGTTTATTTCTAAACAAGAAAAACCAAACTGGCCTCTTCCATGTTCCTTTAAATCTACAAACAAAGAAGCATGTAGGGAAATGGGAAGAGATGGATAGAACAGATGATGAGAAGACAGATGGAGCCgtagaggaagggagagagagtgagaaagtaTCCCTTCTTTCTCCTTATGCCTCCCAAAACTTCCCAGACATACCTACCTCTAACACTGACCAGTCAGATTTCTTACCAGATGACTATGGTGTTTTGAGTCTAGCTACAGCACACAGTATAGAGGAAGAGGGTGATGAGGGGGAGGAGCAGGAAGAAGGAACTATTTGTGTTAATTGGGATCCTGAAACTAGGAAACTAGTGCTTTCAGAGATGGCGATGGAATTTAACGAGAATGGAGGCTTGGATGGGTTGATACAGCGAAAGGAAGGGAGCGAGGACAGGatggggggagaggaggaggaggtgaatgCCGTGAAGGGGGAACTGAAgttggaaaatgtgtttgtcagacaAGCGTccgaggaagagacagaggcacagagagagacagagagaggtggggaAACAGGATGGGAGGCGAATGATATTTTGAGCAAATGGAACTTGGTAATTTCAGTGGACGAGTAG